One window of Perca fluviatilis chromosome 12, GENO_Pfluv_1.0, whole genome shotgun sequence genomic DNA carries:
- the rpe gene encoding ribulose-phosphate 3-epimerase, with protein sequence MAYSAKIGPSILSSDLSCLGSECVRMMECGADYLHLDVMDGHFVPNLTFGHPMVECLRKSVGQDPFFDMHMMVSRPEQWVKPMAAAGANQYTFHIESTTNPGNLIKEIKESGMKVGLAIKPGTTVEELAPWANQIDMALVMTVEPGFGGQKFMDDMMPKVSWLRSQFPSLDIEVDGGVGPDTIHKCAEAGANMIVSGSAVIGSDDPRSVISLLRTVVAEAIQKRSLDR encoded by the exons ATGGCTTACAGTGCGAAGATCGGTCCGTCCATCCTGAGCAGCGACCTGTCCTGTCTGGGCAGCGAGTGCGTGCGGATGATGGAGTGCGGGGCAGATTACCTGCACCTCGACGTTATGGACGG GCACTTTGTCCCAAATCTCACATTTGGACATCCCATGGTAGAGTGCCTCAGGAAGTCAGTAGGCCAAGACCCTTTCTTTG ACATGCACATGATGGTGTCTCGGCCAGAGCAGTGGGTGAAGCCCATGGCTGCAGCAGGAGCCAACCAGTATACGTTCCACATAGAGTCCACCACCAACCCTGGTAACCTCATCAAGGAGATAAAAGAGAGTGGCATGAAG GTGGGTTTGGCTATAAAGCCTGGTACTACTGTTGAAGAGCTAGCACCCTGGGCTAACCAGATCGACATGGCTCTGGTCATGACTGTTGAACCTGGCTTTGGAGGGCAGAAGTTCATGGACGACATGATGCCCAAG GTGAGCTGGTTAAGGAGTCAGTTTCCTTCATTAGACATTGAAGTAGATGGAGGAGTCGGCCCTGACACCATTCACAAATGTGCAGAG GCAGGAGCCAACATGATAGTGTCAGGCAGCGCTGTGATAGGCAGCGACGACCCTCGTTCTGTCATCTCTCTCCTGCGCACCGTGGTGGCCGAAGCAATCCAGAAACGTTCGCTGGACCGCTGA